The nucleotide window TGACTTGCATGGAACAAGTACTCAAGAACAATGACCAGAGATTCGCCTGGAATCAGAACTGATCGAGTATGTCCTGATACTAAATAAAGTGTCACATTTATAGGGAGATTCATCGCTCAAAGAGGAAGCTGTTGACTAGTGAACATGCTTGCAGTGGGGGACTTACCATTTTTGGGGCTGAGGCCTTTTGATCTGCGTGTAAAAAACTGTACTCTGTGCATTCGCCTTACTTTTGCGGCTGGAGGAGTTGGTGAAGCAATCAGAGATGTAAGTATTTACTGTTCACGTGTTGCTTTATCTTGGCTCCCGGATTTTCAAcctttgaaccttttaaccttttgagcATGCATGTATTTAAGTCACTCtatttggtcttgggctacccccgtcatcagccccccaagtcagaggtttttgggaaatgaactcaaagacttctgacttttacacATGTATCTGtattgcttaaaggcttcaaggTTTCGAGGCTTGAAGGGTTGAAAACGGTTgagctttttgatttttgaatttgACAAGACAGTTGATATGACTTGTGGCAGTTTTCTTTtgtgtcaggcggcggttttAATTCCTCCgtttaattatattattttcTATTCAAAAATTTACATTCACTTTCACAGAAGAACATCACTTACTCTCTTTCTCTCAAGTTTTCCCCCTTTTCGAATCAGGTTAGTTCCGATTGCTTACTTTCTTCTTATTTTCTATTATCATGGGTGCCCGTAAGGATTTAGTTAAATCGTTTTCTCGAATGACTCAAGAGGAGGTTGATTTGTTTTGTATGCAATGGGGAATAGGGACGAAGTTTAAACCGGTTGCACCGGCTTGTGACGTTTCAATCGATAGATGTCCCCCTGATTCCATTGCTCTATACTGTCGCCATTTCGAGTTTTCTAACCTTCGTCACCCCTTTTCGAACTTTGTTTTGAATATCCTGGAGTATTATCGCATATCTTTCGGTTAGATTCACCCTCTTgacatggctagggttttacactttGAAGTTTTATGTCGGCTTCTGGATATAACCTAACTCTTTTATCGTTCCGTCGTTTTTTCCGACTGGCTAAGAATGGTGACTGGTTTACCTTCGAGACATCTCAAGTTGACACTTGCTTGATTTCGTCTATGGTTTCTACCCTTGGTGTCTGGAAGGACCGGTTTTTCTGGGTGTCCGAGGAAATTGTCCCTTTTAGACTTGTTTGGAGGCACCCGGATGCCGTTTTGAATGAACCTGAACCTTCTGCCTTTGATATAAATGCTCGTTTTTTTAGAAACTCTTAGGGAGTGCCCTTCAAGGcttcgtccctttcctgagcatTTATTGGTGTTATTGGGTCTCACTAAGTTGTGGGAAAAACGTGATCGAGACTCGGTGCTTTTGAGAGATAGGCAGGGTATGCATTTATTCTTCTTGTGTTGTTATGTCCCTGTTTCTTGCTTGCTTACATgttttatgtttgttttgcagTCATGTCTGCACTCGATTTTATCAAGAGTGATGATACTTCTGACGTTGCCTTTGATGATGATGCTGCTACTCCGGGTGAGGATGCGGTTATTAGGGGATCCGATCATAGGTTCAAGGGTTCCGGATATGTGAGTGTCCCAAATGTCAAGGGTTTTACCAACGTTGCGGGTTCCAAGGCTTCTGTTCATCATTCAAAACGTTATTTGAAAGGTGCTGATCAACCATCTAATTCGGAGCCCAATGATGTTAGTGATGATATTGAAGTATCAGCAGAGCAAGCTATTGAGGTTGACATGTCAAAGGGTAAGGAGAAAGAGTTGGTTGTTTCTAGAAAAAATAAGAAGTTGGTTAAGAAAGGTAGTACTCCTACCATCCAGGGTTCGTCTGCCAAAAGTGTTGAGAGCATCGAGGGTCCAGAGGGTGAAGAGGTTTATGTACCCAACTGGGGGGTTAAAGATGGAGATAGCTTCAAGGACCCGGCTGTTTGTGctgatgtaacaccccgtgtttcgaaagttaaagtcaaagtcaagattgaagtcaaaggaagacaagatttctaattgcgatctgtcactccttgctcaattcctgttttgacttctttgacttgtagttaGTCTTTTTATGATTTTACGTTTGTTggattatgtggagtatctattaataatcgaggatTCATCGATGATTATCGCATGTTTTaccgctttatcgcttatcgcaatcgtgctcgcaactcgaattacgcgttctggatattgttttacgtctGTGTGTGCttttacgtgttacttgtgcatgtttatatgttgttgtggtgattaatcgaaacgcaatcgcaactcaatcgcaatcgaatcacaatcgctaaacgcaagtgaattaggatgattatatgttagatatagtaggtgggattaaaagtaatttgaatagaaaactCCATCGCATCGCAAtactcaacacgcgaatcgaaacagcaaaactcgtcgcgcaaatcactccaatcgagtggccagccgaccgagctgccagccgatcgaggtgccactcgatcgagctgccacccgatcgggttaccatccgatcgaccagccacttatccccctttccatttatggaaaccctataaatacccccttaTGTCAACATCATTTGATGTTgacatctctttctctctctctctctctctctctctctctctctctgccctACTCGCTCCAGCCtgcttttcttcagatttctcccgattcttgtaagttttccacctaaaccttgtactttcttgatctacacgcactcctacacctttctatcttttggatcttaacttttaaccgtgaaatcactagatttgaggtgttctagtatgatgtcatcatggtgttcttgagaacttcatgttttggcttcaatccaccaagaacaacttagatctgaacgatttccacatgcataaacaaagatcttgcatagatctaaacatattcatggtgagaaaggattgaaagatggtttctaactttctttcaactcttttacactcaatgcacttaaaaccgatagaatcggagcttgttctgaccTTTTATTCTTTCTTAGTGTTgcgttggttcaagatctggattctaccCACGAGATTTCTGATTTCGggtttgaacatgaacaaccgacTCGAACCGTGAACTGTTCGGACTAGAGTGATTCCTGTTCGGCCAGGTCACTTGGGACGAGATAAGGGTTCTGTTGTACAAGCAAGATGTCAAAACGTCTCATTCAAAGCTACAACACTCCAAACAGAAACAAGTGTTAGAACAATCAGCACTACTAGAAAATCCAAAATTTTCTACACCGCTTTTCGTAGGAAATGCGTCACAAATCGCGATTTCTgacaaatttttgacaaaatgtATATGTAGGAAAACCCCTCGTAGGAAACTGTTTTGTTACGCATTTTCTACGCAACTTACTTCGCATTTCCGACCAAAATTTGGTGTCAAAAATTCCTACGCATTTTCTATGCATTATTACGattattaataattataatataattattacttttagttttgttacgcAATTCCGTCACAATTTTTTGACGCATTTCTGACACTCTCCCTTTTGACGGATTTCCGACTCTCTCCTTTTTGACGGATTTCCGACTCTCTCCTTTCTGACGCATTTCTATCACTCCTTTCCTACGCATTTCTGACGACActaaataaaatttaataaaaaaatatagttATTTGTTTTGTAACTTCCTACGTATTTGTGATGGAacatttaaaaaagaaaaaaaaatatatttttttgtgAGGCCCCATTTTGGTAGCTGAGCTACTGAGCTTGAGGAGTGGAATGAGTGCGAATGGAAGCTCGAATGACAGTATCATCTGCGAATTATCCATATTGAAAACCAGTTTCCAAGATACATTGAGATGTGTATAAATAGCCTAAGATGGAAGTACAAACTGATGCTCTATGACAATTAAGTCTTCCAGCTCCAGCTGACCCACCAATTATTGACACAATTAGACTTGGTGTGATGGCAATGCACCTTATCATTAAATTCCTGAGCCACTTCTTCATTTTTAAGTCCAAGAAACCTTGTGATACCAACAATTACACTCTTAAGTTTGATCCTTAAAATGAAATGGGTGGTTGTCTTAGTAATATTACTACTAGAGAACTCTCATCTAACCTACCTGCATAATAAATTGACCCGCATAAGTGCCTGTGATTGTGGAACTCTGGCCGGAAGCTAATAGCGCTATTCCATAAAGAGTGGAGCTAGATTTCCCCAAAACATTCTGCACATGTAGTAAAAGAATGGATATAAGTGTTTTTTTCTCAAAGTTCCTACCATAAAAATTATACTCATTAACATATAAGACGCGTACTTTAAGAAGAAAGGAAGCTGAGTTAAGGTTCGGATCACTGCAACGATCCATCTCCTCACTTGGTAGGTTTTTGGCTGAGCAGACAGTGCCAGAAACAGAAATCATTGAGACATTGATCAAAAAGGCTACAAAGAGTGCAATACCGCTCTCTATCAGAAAGTATCTACATGCATCCTGTAATCCGAAAAACCATCATTGAAGTGATAAGAACTTCATTTACATTTTAGATCATAAGTTTTACAAACTTCTATAATGGAAGAACTTACATTGATGCCACGAACTGAATTTGGTATCTTCCGAGAAAGAACTAGAGCTGAATGAAGAAAGAGATTATGCCTATGTAAAGGGTGAAGTTCATGTTAAGATAAAACAGACCAGAATATACAGAATtcacaaataagtaaaactatcTGAGTTTTTTGGCAGCAGGATCATACGACATAACAGCCCATTCATAGGTAAACACATTGAAATTGCAAAAATCTTTTTATTTGACCTcttctttttttttgaacggcaaggtGCCACAATTTTTTTGGGTGCGAGACCCCCCCCCCCGGCGTATTGGGGAGGCCCGTCGCCCCTCTCCGGCCAGACGTGAGTGTCTTAACCGTGCCCCAGCTGACATCAGAGAATGACCGGTGTCCAAAGGAAAAACCCCACAGGTGCCTCGCCCATCGAGTAGGGCTTGACGGATTGAGAGCCGCCACAGAGGGGAATAAACCGCCTCAAGTGAGGATCGAACCCGAGCATCATGGGTAAAACCTTGGTGCATCAACCAGTTGGACTGGCATCACACCCCACACGGACCTGTTTGGCAAATAGTACCAACATAACCTTCCTAATCTCAAACAAGCAATCTAAGCAACAAAAAATAAACACCATGAAATCATCAGCCCCCAAAATGCCACTTTATCCCTAAATCTCACTAGCATATGACATATAGCAATTACTTCGTCTCTGCCTCTGTATTCAAAGCATTATATCATGAATACATAAATTCAAAGAATAAAAATCATGAATACTTAAAAGCCCTAAATTCTTTCAATCCTAAAGCTAATCACCATTAAATCATCAGCCACACAAAATACCAATTCATCCCTAAATCTACACACCAAAACAACAAATCAACAACAAAAACACAAAACCTCACCAACATTCATGCCGGGTGCCGACAAAGAGAGCTAATCACCTAAATCTACACACCACTGTTAGGGTTCAGATCCACCGGGTGTCTTGACCGGAGAACAAAGAGAGTCGCCCGAACCCTAAGCGCCGCCATGAACCACTTCGAGACACCTCATTGCAGTTACACGGGTTTCCATCACCGGCGGTTGACCGACTTCGATAGAAGAACACCACCGTCTATTTGTCGACAGAACTGGCTACACCCTTGAACTCTCAACACTAAGATTAGGGAGTAATCGGAGGAGACGACCGCCAGAAAAGGGATGTGGATAGGAATCGAGCGGAGAGAGAATACCGATTGGGGTGGGCGATGCAGACAAGGGTTTTCCATTGTGAATTTTGAGAAGAGCGGGAGATATAGAATTTTGGGGGATGTTTAAGATTTGGGGAGGgaactaaaaatgaaaaaataattattaaaaatataaaacatataTAACAAAACTACCCAATATATAAAAGTTATTAAGTAttttttaaagagtaaattactttttgagtccctgtgttttattggttttaactagttgagtctaaaagcaaaaagtttaacgacctgagtccctataagcatttttgttaaccatttgagtccaaatttctaacaccatTCATATTTTCTGTTAGTTTTCTattaaaagactaaaatgcccctatATCTTCTTCTTTACCCTTGAAAAACCTAAAACCTAAAAATTCTACATCTCATCTCCAGACCACCAGACCCCAACTCCTTCTCTCTAAAaccctcactctctctctctctctttctctaaaACCCCTCTCTCTCATCCCACAAATTATTCCACAACAGAGATCACCAGACCCAAACTCTTGCTCATGAAGCAATCAAATTATTCCACAACATGAGAAGATCCGATTTGACCGAAAACGAAGCGACTGTCTTGACCATAGTTTCTGCATTTTCTTATCTGAAAGATATTAGACAAGGTAGAAGCATCCATGGATATGTGATTACACATGGATTTGAGTCTAAAACCGATATTGCTAATCAGATTGTGTACTTGACCAAATAAAACACAAAGATTATGCTCACCTCCGATCAATATCTCCGCCACAGATGACCGTAGATCTAATCTGAAGAACAACGCTGACGTCAGCCTACATGATTTGATCCGTGGGAAGGGTATGGGGGTGGTGCGGTGGTGGGGATGATGGTGGGGAGGGTGGTGATAATGGTGGAGGTGAGCTCAGCCTACatgatttgtttgattttttagTTAGAATTTGGGTAATTTTTGGTTTTATCTACCGGACAACTTGGTGGGGATGATGGCAGTGCAGTGGTGGGGATGGTAGTGGTGCGGGGTGCTGGTGAAGCCGTCGGGATGGTGGTTGAAACCATCGATGATGGTGGGTTCTCGATTCTAAAACGAAAAACTAAGGAAATTCAAAACGAAAAGACAGCATGACCATTCAATTCCATTCTAAAACTAATTACCCTTCTTCAGATCATCAATTTCTTTCTGCTttcaatttcatttacatattcTTTTCAATCCAACATACTCAGGTATTTTGCATTTTCATTCGATCATGTGAGTTTTTTGTAATCATTTTGATCTTATTTGTAACTTGCATTGAAAATCTTTGTAATTATAGGCTGTTGTTAGTTTATGTTGTTTTATGGATGTACTTATATGAAAGGGTTTGGATGGTTGAACATTTTGTGTTAATTTGGAGCTGGTTGTATTGGGGCAGCGTGGCGGCGAGACGGTGGTGAAGGGTTCTCGACAATGGTgtgagatggtggtggtgatagaGGGAAAGTGGTTTGTGTGTAggtgtatttatttatttatttattttaataataataataataataataataataataataataataataataataata belongs to Helianthus annuus cultivar XRQ/B chromosome 5, HanXRQr2.0-SUNRISE, whole genome shotgun sequence and includes:
- the LOC110943449 gene encoding metal transporter Nramp5-like, which encodes MVSTTIPTASPAPRTTTIPTTALPSSPPSCPFPPQILNIPQNSISPALLKIHNGKPLSASPTPIALFVGTRHECWHNLFLHSALVLSRKIPNSVRGINDACRYFLIESGIALFVAFLINVSMISVSGTVCSAKNLPSEEMDRCSDPNLNSASFLLKNVLGKSSSTLYGIALLASGQSSTITGTYAGQFIMQVG